The Haemorhous mexicanus isolate bHaeMex1 chromosome 5, bHaeMex1.pri, whole genome shotgun sequence genome contains a region encoding:
- the LOC132328184 gene encoding protein piccolo-like — protein MSIFQAEWIKQNLPRHLQQVQEWLCLNCQTQRAMSGQLGDMGKVPLLKTGPSQPTSKPPAPPQKRPVPAVSPSPQKTSTPPTPAAAKPKEEPGVQKEAPKLQPGRLEKTLSADKIQQGIQKEDAKAKQGKLVKTPSADKIQHASQKEDPRIQQTKLTKTASYDRVLQEVQKEDGKLQEAKLAKTSSADKILQRAQKEDIKLQEAKLAKVPSADKILQGIQKEDPKLQQMKMAKALSADKIQPAAQREEAKLQEVKLPKAASVDKIQHGIQKDIKLQHEKIKKTSSVDKIQEEGQKEETKLQRGKLSKTPSADKISATTTADQKTPLSTLEEDKETVLPEKSTPHPEDKKEEITPEIKDHVAEEKAEVEAPYKGLQAKEQEDVKKEDLTTGISQEVLKAEKAQEAEIPVQTAPLSGADHVEAVREKIEKEDDKSDTSSSQQQKSPQGLSDTGYSSDGISSSLGEIPSHIPTDEKDLLKEISKKDTISQESPPSPSDLAKLESTVLSILEAQASTLSDEKSAKSKELSETYGEQTKDQLKTKPLPVTPESYSSDEEDLKAIKEGEGTIVEEGKGTAYSQADYKEEQEGDDISARRQQRYDSVEDSSESENSPVPRRKRRTSVGSSSSDEYKRDDSQGSGDEEDFIRKQIIEMSADEDASGSEDDEFIRNQLKEISAAESQKKEEVKSKAKGTAGKHRRMARKSSAGYDEDAGRRHSWHDDDDETFDESPEPKYRESKSQDSEELAVSGGGGLRRFKTIELNSTITSKYSEVSEPQKGILYFDEEPELEMESLTDSPEDRSRGEGSSSLHASSFTPGTSPTSVSSLDEDSDSSPSHKKLGGESKQQRKARHRTHGPLLPTIEDSSEEEELREEEELLKEQEKQRELEQQQRKSSSKKSKKDKDELRAQRRRERPKTPPSNLSPIEDASPTEELRQAAEMEELHRSSCSEYSPSIESEPEGFEISPEKIIEVQKVYKLPTAVSLYSPTDEQPTGLPKEESGQKTLKSAEEVYEEMMHKSKSFQMSNEKDDVFEKESLYGGMLIEDYIYESLVEDTYNGTIDTGLVMRQDESSEYIQQRGKEKKPKTSEQVYDEPQKISDLEKDYYSVETLHTIVPQEDIVSSSYIIPESHEIVVLDSTVTSTMEEKHLLDAEAAYEELMKRQKMQLTPGSSPTQPASDFIPASDTKVSGGGEIVDSTSLTSSTTSAISDVSPVSSTTLSIPDVKITQHFTAEEIEDEYLTDYAREIQEIISHETSILTYSETSEGAASVLPSDTASLTSSTSSVSTTDSSSPIDSATTGFVGPADSVSKPADSEGVRIVTQVPLTSAKEYSEVSMSFESIVGATKKPSLESDAESVKQTAVCLPETAPLVVETAVTKSKEYAADIITFDTSKAEKEEARKIKSTVEAGSVKIHREEPHKELSVDMTRIDLTNAASEQPPICIAPVSVPVTEPASETSSVLTHSVVSKTSMVSVPSSAPAVSAKVFSLFRSSSLDSPPRPSPPPPPPPPPPPPPPLPPPPILPKPAIYPKRKSQIKAPAATAPTAVPPVTSVPTLESTAVLKDHVVPITKIYTPTPPPVPPKPSSIPAGLVFSHRPPEVTKPPIAPKPAIPPLPIAVHKPAETQPKPVSLALTSSMTLNLVSTAEYKIPSPTSPLSPHSNKSSPRLAKPSQETYVVITLPSEPGTPTEAITSQAVTSWPLEAPSKEQIPPPMQPVFTTSMKTMDIQSMAGQSMYISGALQAIPVTTQSTFEKIPSSKPEVVTTDITKTTVSVVKGPVPGYGLGSVAITIPPEPLHIVDQPRYRENGRFHPLGDVIDLRTLTKMDIEMRDSCMDLSAVPMDVRRQMPASDTGGRPVSTVQPSIINLSTACVADTSLPAVTETVTVMTCTATVSYTTSTDSLVDLGHAMTTPLQLTTSKHFEPAYRVTGSQAFSVGRDEVPINLSLGTSTQAVTWATTKPVTVPPVGVTNGWTDLSTSQEPAESGAVDLSTTKSHRTVVTMDETASGIITTVIEDDEKPVDLTAGRRAVCCDMVYKLPFGRSCTAQQPSTTLPEDRFGYRDDHYQYDRSGSYGYRGIGGMKPSMSDTNLSEAGLFAYRSKNSFDYRVGATDTAVDLTSGRVTTGQYDTAADLSLKYNFDVPHLISG, from the exons ATGAGCATTTTTCAGGCTGAATGGATAAAGCAAAATCTACCCCGACACCTTCAGCAG GTACAGGAATGGCTGTGCTTGAACTGCCAGACCCAAAGGGCAATGTCAGGACAGCTTGGAGATATGGGCAAGGTGCCACTTCTGAAAACAGGTCCTTCACAACCAACATCCAAAccacctgctcctcctcagaAACGGCCTGTGCCTGCTGTCTCCCCTTCCCCTCAGAAGACTTCCACACCGcccactccagcagcagcaaagccaaaagAAGAACCAGGCGTTCAGAAGGAAGCTCCAAAACTTCAGCCGGGGAGATTGGAGAAAACATTGTCAGCTGATAAAATCCAGCAAGGAATTCAAAAGGAAGATGCAAAAGCTAAACAGGGAAAACTTGTCAAGACACCCTCAGCTGATAAAATCCAACATGCTTCTCAAAAGGAAGACCCAAGGATTCAGCAAACAAAATTGACAAAGACAGCCTCCTATGACAGAGTTTTGCAGGAAGTTCAGAAGGAGGATGGAAAACTTCAAGAAGCAAAGCTGGCAAAAACATCCTCCGCTGATAAAATTTTGCAGAGAGCTCAGAAGGAAGACATAAAACTCCAAGAGGCAAAATTGGCAAAGGTACCCTCAGCTGACAAAATTTTACAGGGAATTCAGAAAGAAGACCCAAAACTCCAACAGATGAAAATGGCAAAGGCACTGTCAGCTGACAAAATCCAACCTGCAGCTCAGAGGGAAGAAGCAAAACTTCAGGAGGTAAAATTGCCAAAGGCAGCTTCAGTTGATAAAATTCAACATGGAATTCAGAAAGATATAAAACTTCAAcatgaaaaaattaagaaaacttCATCGGTGGATAAAATCCAAGAGGAAGgtcaaaaagaagaaacaaaacttcAGCGAGGGAAACTCTCTAAGACACCTTCAGCAGATAAAATTTCTGCAACAACAACTGCAGACCAAAAGACACCCCTAAGCACATTGGAAGAAGATAAAGAAACTGTGCTCCCAGAAAAGAGCACACCACATCCAGaagacaaaaaggaagaaattacaCCTGAAATTAAAGACCATGTTGctgaagagaaagcagaagttGAAGCACCTTATAAGGGACTGCAGGctaaggagcaagaagatgTTAAGAAAGAGGATTTGACAACTGGGATTTCACAAGAGGTTTTGAAAGCTGAAAAAGCTCAGGAAGCAGAAATTCCTGTTCAAACAGCACCTTTGTCAGGAGCCGACCACGTGGAAGCAGTACGAGAAAAAATA gaaaagGAGGATGACAAATCAGACACATCAagctctcagcagcagaaaagtcCACAAGGTCTGAGTGACACCGGGTATTCTTCTGACGGGATATCAAGTTCACTTGGTGAAATTCCAAGTCATATCCCCACTGATGAAAAGGATTTACTCAAAGAAATTAGTAAGAAAGACACCATTTCACAAGAAAGTCCACCAAGCCCCTCAGATCTAGCTAAATTGGAAAGTACTGTACTCTCAATTTTAGAAGCTCAGGCAAGCACTCTTTCTGatgaaaaatctgcaaaaagCAAAGAGCTTTCTGAAACATATGGTGAACAGACAAAGGATCAACTTAAAACAAAGCCTTTGCCCGTCACTCCAGAGTCTTACAGTTCCGATGAGGAAGACTTAAAAGCTATCAAAGAAGGTGAAGGAACCATTGTAGAGGAGGGCAAAGGAACTGCCTACTCCCAGGCAGACTACAAGGAAGAACAAGAAGGAGATGACATATCAGCAAGAAGACAACAACGCTATGACTCTGTGGAGGACAGCAGTGAGAGTGAAAACTCACCTGTcccaaggagaaaaagaagaactAGTGTTGGTTCTTCAAGCAGTGATGAGTACAAACGCGATGACAGCCAGGGGTCAGGTGATGAGGAAGACTTCATTAGAAAACAGATTATAGAGATGAGTGCTGATGAAGATGCTTCAGGTTCTGAAGATGATGAATTCATTAGAAATCAACTCAAAGAGATCAGTGCAGCTGAAAgccaaaagaaagaagaagtcaaaagcaaagccaaaggaacagctggaaaacacagaagaatggCACGGAAAAGCAGTGCAGGCTATGATGAGGATGCAGGAAGAAGACATTCATGGCATGATGACGATGATGAGACTTTTGATGAAAGCCCAGAGCCAAAATACAGGGAAAGTAAAAGTCAAGACAGTGAAGAACTTGCAGTATCTGGAGGAGGAGGCCTTCGACGTTTCAAAACAATAGAACTAAATAGTACAATAACAAGCAAATATTCTGAAGTATCTGAACCACAAAAaggtattttatattttgatgAAGAGCCTGAGCTAGAGATGGAGAGTCTTACAGATTCACCAGAAGATAGATCTAGAGGAGAAGGATCTTCTAGTTTACATGCTTCTAGTTTCACACCAGGTACATCTCCTACTTCCGTGTCATCACTTGACGAAGACAGTGACAGTAGTCCTAGTCACAAAAAACTGGGAGGGGAGAGCAAACAACAGCGCAAAGCAAGGCATCGGACACATGGTCCTCTTCTTCCCACTATTGAAGATTCttcagaagaagaagaactaCGGGAAGAGGAAGAACTGCTAAAGGAACAAGAGAAACAACGTGAATTAGAACAGCAACAAAGAAAAAGTTCTAGCAAAAAATCTAAAAAGGACAAGGATGAGCTCAGAGCCCAGAGAAGAAGGGAGCGTCCAAAGACTCCACCAAGTAATCTTTCTCCCATTGAAGATGCATCTCCAACAGAAGAACTACGACAGGCTGCAGAGATGGAAGAGCTGCACAGATCTTCTTGTTCTGAATATTCACCCAGCATTGAGTCAGAACCTGAAGGTTTTGAAATCAGCccagaaaaaataatagaagTGCAAAAAGTTTACAAATTGCCTACTGCTGTCTCTCTGTACTCACCAACAGATGAACAACCAACTGGACTCCCAAAGGAAGAAAGTGGCCAAAAGACATTGAAAAGTGCTGAAGAGGTATATGAGGAGATGATGCATAAGTCCAAATCATTTCAAATGTCAAATGAAAAAGATGATGTATTTGAAAAAGAATCTTTATATGGTGGAATGCTAATAGAGGATTATATTTATGAATCTTTAGTAGAGGATACTTACAATGGAACTATTGATACTGGTCTTGTTATGAGACAAGATGAGAGCAGTGAATATATacaacagagaggaaaagagaaaaaacctaAAACTTCAGAACAGGTCTATGATGAACCTCAGAAAATTAGTGATCTAGAGAAAGACTACTATAGTGTTGAGACTTTGCATACTATTGTGCCTCAAGAAGATATTGTTTCTAGTTCTTACATTATCCCAGAAAGTCATGAAATAGTTGTATTAGACAGCACAGTAACTTCCACCATGGAGGAAAAGCATTTGTTAGATGCAGAAGCTGCTTATGAAGAGCTtatgaaaaggcagaaaatgcaGCTAACCCCAGGGTCTAGTCCAACACAACCAGCTTCAGATTTCATTCCCGCATCTGATACAAAGGTATCTGGTGGTGGAGAAATAGTGGATAGTACATCTTTAACATCAAGCACTACTTCAGCAATCTCAGACGTATCACCTGTCAGTAGCACAACACTTTCTATCCCAGATGTTAAAATAACACAGCATTTTACAGCAGAGGAAATTGAAGATGAATACTTAACAGATTATGCTAGAGAAAttcaagaaataatttctcatgAAACATCAATATTGACATACTCTGAGACATCGGAAGGTGCTGCATCAGTTTTACCTTCTGATACAGCTTCCTTAACATCATCTACATCTTCAGTTTCTACCACAGATAGTTCCTCACCCATAGATAGTGCAACCACAGGTTTTGTAGGTCCAGCAGACAGTGTAAGTAAACCAGCAGATTCTGAAGGTGTCAGGATAGTAACACAGGTTCCCTTAACATCTGCAAAAGAGTACTCTGAAGTGAGCATGTCTTTTGAATCTATTGTTGGAGCCACTAAAAAACCATCTCTTGAATCAGATGCAGAGAGTGTGAAGCAAACTGCAGTTTGTTTGCCTGAAACTGCACCTTTAGTGGTGGAAACTGCAGTTACAAAATCCAAGGAATATGCAGCTGACATCATTACCTTTGATACCTCcaaagcagagaaggaagaagctagaaaaattaaaagtacGGTAGAGGCTGGCAGTGTCAAAATTCATCGTGAAGAGCCACACAAAGAATTGAGTGTTGATATGACAAGGATTGATTTGACTAATGCTGCATCTGAGCAACCGCCTATATGTATAGCACCAGTATCAGTACCAGTTACAGAGCCTGCATCTGAAACATCTTCTGTACTCACTCACAGTGTTGTAAGTAAGACCAGCATGGTCTCTGTgccttcctcagctcctgctgtttCAGCCAAAGTATTCTCTCTTTTTAGAAGTTCTTCTTTGGATTCTCCTCCTCGTCCTTCTCcacccccacctcctcctcctccaccacctcctccacCACCATTACCACCACCACCTATTTTACCCAAGCCAGCCATTTATCCCAAAAGGAAGTCACAGATTAAGGCTCCAGCAgcaacagctcccacagcagtTCCTCCAGTCACAAGTGTTCCAACACTAGAGTCCACAGCTGTATTAAAGGATCATGTGGTACCTATCACTAAAATATACACCCCAACACCACCTCCTGTACCACCCAAACCATCCTCCATTCCAGCAGGGCTTGTTTTCAGTCACAGGCCACCTGAAGTAACTAAACCTCCAATTGCTCCTAAACCAGCAATTCCTCCACTCCCAATAGCTGTTCATAAGCCAGCAGAAACACAGCCCAAACCAGTAAGCTTGGCATTGACTTCAAGTATGACTCTGAATTTGGTGTCCACAGCTGAATACAAAATACCATCTCCCACTTCCCCTTTGTCTCCACACTCTAACAAATCTTCACCAAGGTTGGCAAAACCCTCACAGGAAACCTATGTTGTCATCACTTTGCCATCTGAGCCTGGAACTCCCACTGAAGCTATAACTAGCCAGGCTGTTACCAGCTGGCCTTTAGAAGCACCTTCTAAAGAACAGATTCCCCCACCTATGCAACCAGTTTTTACTACATCCATGAAAACTATGGATATTCAAAGTATGGCAGGTCAGAGTATGTACATTTCAGGTGCACTGCAAGCTATTCCTGTGACAACACAATCAACTTTTGAAAAAATACCTAGTTCAAAACCAGAAGTAGTAACAACAGACATAACCAAGACCACAGTGTCTGTGGTTAAGGGTCCAGTGCCTGGTTATGGTTTAGGTAGTGTTGCTATTACTATACCTCCAGAGCCACTACATATTGTAGACCAACCCAGATACAGAGAGAATGGAAGATTCCATCCTTTGGGCGATGTCATCGATCTTCGCACTTTAACTAAGATGGACATTGAAATGAGGGACAGCTGTATGGATCTCTCTGCTGTTCCCATGGATGTAAGAAGGCAAATGCCAGCAAGTGACACAGGTGGAAGGCCAGTAAGTACTGTCCAGCCATCCATAATAAATCTTAGCACTGCATGTGTTGCTGATACCTCTCTGCCTGCAGTCACTGAGACAGTGACTGTAATGACTTGCACTGCCACTGTGAGCTACACCACCAGCACAGACAGCCTTGTGGATCTGGGGCACGCGATGACAACGCCACTGCAGCTAACAACATCAAAACACTTTGAGCCTGCATACAGAGTAACAGGCAGCCAGGCCTTCTCTGTAGGTAGAGATGAAGTGCCAATAAATTTATCACTAGGTACTTCAACACAAGCAGTGACATGGGCTACTACAAAGCCTGTTACTGTACCACCTGTTGGGGTTACAAATGGTTGGACTGATCTCTCCACTtctcaggagccagcagagagtGGGGCCGTTGACCTTAGCACTACAAAATCCCACAGAACAGTAGTAACAATGGATGAAACTGCTTCAGGTATCATAACAACAGTAATAGAAGATGATGAAAAGCCTGTAGATCTGACTGCAGGGAGAAGAGCTGTCTGCTGTGATATGGTTTATAAATTGCCATTTGGTAGGAGCTgtacagcacagcagccttctACTACACTTCCTGAAGATCGCTTTGGCTACAGAGATGACCATTATCAGTATGATCGTTCAGGGTCGTATGGTTACCGAGGAATTGGAGGTATGAAACCATCTATGTCTGACACAAATTTATCAGAAGCTGGACTATTTGCATACAGAAGCAAGAATAGCTTTGATTATCGAGTTGGGGCAACTGATACAGCAGTAGATCTTACTTCTGGAAGAGTAACTACAGGTCAGTATGACACAGCAGCAGATCTTTctttgaaatataattttgatGTTCCTCACCTCATTTCAGgataa